In Marinomonas posidonica IVIA-Po-181, a single window of DNA contains:
- a CDS encoding ParB/RepB/Spo0J family partition protein, whose amino-acid sequence MTMKKRGLGRGLDALLAPQTSVTKDIDNDSAEDQIKGLTYLPVDWLSKGKFQPRRDMNTAQLEDLAASIRTQGIMQPIVVRPISGGGTDQYEIIAGERRWRAAKLAGLEQVPVIVRHVEDADAVVLALIENIQREDLNPVEEALALQRLVEDFHLTQQEVADTVGKSRSAVANLLRLLGLTPEVRRLLEHGDIEMGHARALLPLEHDKQIQAASQVVTKSLSVRETERLAKNYQVSSDNSTESKPTLPDLSAEAERISQKINAAVKIQPSAKGKGKLVIEYRNPEHLELLISELLEQKG is encoded by the coding sequence ATGACGATGAAAAAAAGAGGCCTAGGTCGAGGTTTAGATGCGTTATTGGCACCTCAAACGAGTGTGACCAAAGACATAGATAATGACTCGGCAGAAGATCAGATTAAAGGGCTGACTTATTTACCTGTTGATTGGCTGTCTAAGGGTAAGTTCCAACCTCGTCGTGACATGAATACCGCGCAACTTGAAGATCTTGCGGCTTCCATTCGCACTCAAGGCATTATGCAGCCTATTGTGGTACGTCCAATCAGTGGTGGCGGGACAGATCAATATGAAATTATTGCTGGTGAGCGTCGCTGGCGTGCGGCGAAATTAGCCGGTTTAGAGCAAGTGCCAGTGATTGTGCGTCATGTGGAAGACGCTGATGCGGTGGTGCTGGCGTTGATTGAAAACATTCAACGTGAAGACTTAAACCCAGTAGAAGAAGCCTTGGCTTTACAGCGATTGGTTGAAGATTTCCATTTAACGCAACAAGAAGTCGCGGATACTGTCGGTAAGTCTCGTTCTGCGGTCGCTAATCTATTGCGTTTACTTGGTTTGACGCCAGAGGTTAGACGCCTGTTGGAGCATGGTGATATTGAAATGGGTCATGCTCGTGCTTTGTTACCATTAGAGCACGATAAACAAATTCAGGCTGCGTCACAGGTGGTGACGAAATCTTTGTCGGTTCGAGAAACGGAAAGATTGGCTAAGAATTATCAGGTCAGTAGTGATAACTCGACTGAAAGTAAGCCTACTCTGCCTGATTTGAGTGCAGAAGCTGAGCGTATTAGCCAAAAAATCAATGCCGCGGTAAAAATTCAGCCAAGTGCGAAAGGAAAAGGCAAGTTAGTCATTGAGTATCGTAACCCTGAACACTTGGAGCTCTTAATTAGCGAGTTATTAGAGCAAAAGGGATGA
- a CDS encoding ParA family protein, which yields MARIIAVTNQKGGVGKTTTCVNLAASLTAMKRRVLLIDLDPQGNATTGSGLIKEELDTSVYDVLVGSHGVKDVMKKCSPGDYWVLPANGDLTGAEVALLDLPSKETRLRAGLYEVDNDFDYILLDCPPALNMLTVNALAASQGVLIPVQCEYYALEGLTALLQTIERITQALNPSLEVEGILRTMYDPRPSLTHDVSVQLHKYFGNKVYDTVIPRNIRLAESPSYGLPVLHYEKQSRGAIAYLALAGEFIRKRAA from the coding sequence ATGGCTAGAATCATCGCAGTGACGAATCAAAAAGGTGGCGTAGGCAAGACGACAACATGTGTCAATTTGGCTGCCTCTCTGACGGCTATGAAGCGTCGAGTACTACTTATTGATTTGGATCCACAAGGAAACGCGACAACAGGCAGTGGCCTCATCAAAGAAGAATTAGACACCAGTGTCTATGATGTGCTGGTGGGCTCCCATGGCGTGAAAGACGTTATGAAAAAATGCTCACCTGGTGATTACTGGGTGTTGCCTGCGAACGGAGACTTGACTGGTGCGGAGGTAGCTCTGTTGGATTTGCCCAGCAAGGAAACTCGCTTGCGAGCTGGCCTTTACGAAGTGGACAATGACTTTGACTACATCTTGTTGGATTGTCCGCCAGCCTTGAATATGCTGACTGTTAATGCCTTGGCTGCATCACAAGGGGTGTTGATTCCGGTGCAGTGTGAATATTATGCGCTTGAGGGGTTAACAGCATTGTTGCAAACCATAGAGCGCATTACCCAAGCATTAAACCCTTCTTTAGAGGTCGAAGGTATCCTACGAACCATGTATGATCCCCGTCCTAGTTTGACTCATGATGTGTCGGTACAGTTGCATAAATACTTTGGTAATAAGGTGTATGACACTGTGATCCCAAGAAACATTCGATTGGCTGAGTCACCCAGCTATGGTCTACCAGTACTGCATTATGAAAAGCAGTCTCGTGGTGCCATCGCGTATTTGGCGCTCGCTGGTGAATTTATTCGTAAACGAGCGGCGTAA
- the rsmG gene encoding 16S rRNA (guanine(527)-N(7))-methyltransferase RsmG: MTHFDTIQKGAQQMGAALSDDTIQRLVSYLAMLEKWNKAYNLTAIRDVEQMISLHLFDSLATLPYIQGEKIIDVGTGPGLPGMVLAICYPDKAFTLLDSNGKKTRFLTQVKMELDVANVTVANERVEKHPHQGEYDHVISRAFASIEDMINWTLPLPKQSGNFLAMKGVFPNEEIAALPKEVEVLSIDPLSVPSVQAERHMVVMARKG; the protein is encoded by the coding sequence GTGACGCACTTTGATACCATCCAAAAAGGCGCCCAACAAATGGGCGCTGCTTTATCCGATGACACTATTCAACGCCTTGTAAGTTACCTTGCAATGTTGGAAAAATGGAATAAAGCCTATAACTTGACCGCTATTCGTGATGTCGAACAAATGATTTCTTTGCATTTGTTCGACAGTTTAGCGACCTTACCCTACATCCAAGGTGAAAAAATCATCGATGTGGGAACCGGACCTGGTTTACCTGGTATGGTGCTTGCTATATGTTATCCTGACAAAGCATTCACTTTGTTAGACAGTAATGGCAAAAAAACCCGTTTTTTGACCCAAGTTAAAATGGAATTAGACGTTGCGAATGTCACGGTAGCTAATGAGCGAGTTGAAAAACATCCGCATCAGGGTGAATACGATCATGTTATTTCTCGAGCCTTTGCTTCAATAGAAGACATGATCAATTGGACTTTGCCTCTACCCAAACAATCGGGTAACTTTTTAGCTATGAAGGGTGTATTCCCTAATGAGGAAATAGCGGCACTGCCGAAAGAGGTAGAAGTACTTTCGATAGATCCTCTTTCCGTGCCAAGTGTTCAGGCAGAGCGCCATATGGTTGTAATGGCGCGTAAAGGATAA
- the mnmG gene encoding tRNA uridine-5-carboxymethylaminomethyl(34) synthesis enzyme MnmG → MDFPSRFDVIVVGGGHAGTEAALAAARMGVKTLLLSHNIETLGQMSCNPAIGGIGKSHLVKEIDALDGAMALATDQAGIQFRTLNSRKGPAVRATRAQADRILYKAAIRHQLENQENLWLFQQSVEDLIVEEGAARGVITQTGIRFNSKTVVLTAGTFLGGVIHIGLQNHAGGRAGDPPSIGLAEKLRALPFQVDRLKTGTPPRIDARSVDFTQMQPQPGDDITPVMSYMGSRDLHPRQIECFITHTNERTHDIIRSGMDRSPMYTGVIEGVGPRYCPSIEDKIVRFADKNSHQIFIEPEGLTTHELYPNGISTSLPFDVQIELVRSMKGMENAHITRPGYAIEYDYFNPQGLKYSLETKHMSGLFFAGQINGTTGYEEAGAQGLLAGANAALLAQEKDPWTPRRDEAYLGVLVDDLITMGTKEPYRMFTSRAEYRLILREDNADMRLTEKGRELGLVSDERWAAFCHKREAIEQETQRLKSSWIVPNSVEAEAINPKLETPISHEYNLLDLLKRPGIVYQDIANLKNSPEQSVDEQVSEQVQITVKYAGYIARQAEDIERLRRQENTPLPADLDYSQMEGLSNEIKQKLNEARPESLAAASRIQGVTPAAVSLLLIHLKKRAIAKKSA, encoded by the coding sequence GTGGATTTCCCAAGCCGCTTTGATGTGATTGTGGTGGGTGGCGGACATGCTGGCACTGAAGCCGCTTTGGCTGCTGCTCGTATGGGGGTGAAAACCCTTCTGCTTTCACACAACATTGAAACTTTAGGACAAATGTCCTGTAACCCTGCCATTGGTGGTATTGGGAAGTCCCACTTAGTCAAGGAAATTGATGCTTTAGACGGTGCAATGGCACTGGCGACAGACCAAGCAGGCATCCAATTTCGAACGTTAAATTCCCGCAAAGGTCCGGCAGTGCGAGCGACTCGTGCCCAAGCCGATCGTATCTTGTATAAAGCGGCCATTCGTCACCAACTTGAAAATCAAGAAAACCTTTGGTTGTTTCAACAATCGGTTGAAGATCTTATTGTTGAAGAGGGTGCAGCCCGTGGCGTCATCACCCAAACAGGCATTCGTTTTAACAGTAAAACGGTTGTGTTAACCGCAGGAACATTTCTTGGTGGTGTGATCCATATTGGTCTACAAAATCATGCTGGTGGTCGGGCGGGTGATCCTCCTTCCATCGGTTTAGCTGAAAAACTGCGAGCTTTACCTTTCCAAGTGGATCGACTTAAAACAGGAACGCCACCTAGAATTGACGCTCGATCTGTTGATTTTACCCAAATGCAGCCTCAACCAGGCGATGACATTACGCCGGTTATGTCTTACATGGGGAGTCGAGATCTACACCCTCGTCAAATTGAGTGTTTCATTACGCATACGAACGAACGTACTCACGATATTATTCGTAGTGGCATGGATCGTTCACCTATGTACACAGGTGTGATTGAAGGGGTTGGACCACGTTATTGTCCGTCAATTGAAGATAAAATTGTGCGCTTTGCGGATAAAAATTCGCATCAAATTTTCATTGAGCCTGAAGGTTTAACAACTCATGAGTTGTATCCTAATGGGATTTCGACGTCACTGCCATTTGACGTACAAATTGAGTTGGTTCGTTCAATGAAAGGCATGGAAAATGCTCATATAACGCGACCAGGTTATGCCATCGAGTACGATTACTTTAATCCACAAGGATTGAAATACTCACTTGAAACCAAGCACATGTCAGGGCTGTTTTTTGCCGGTCAAATTAATGGCACCACAGGCTATGAAGAAGCAGGGGCCCAGGGTTTGCTAGCTGGGGCCAATGCAGCGTTATTAGCACAAGAAAAAGACCCTTGGACACCTCGACGAGATGAAGCTTATCTTGGGGTTTTGGTTGATGATTTGATTACCATGGGCACCAAAGAACCGTATCGTATGTTCACCAGCCGTGCGGAATATCGTCTTATTCTACGTGAAGACAATGCAGACATGCGTTTAACCGAAAAAGGTCGTGAACTTGGTTTGGTTTCAGATGAGCGTTGGGCGGCATTTTGTCATAAACGTGAAGCCATTGAACAAGAAACTCAGCGTTTAAAATCCAGCTGGATTGTGCCGAACTCTGTGGAAGCAGAGGCCATTAATCCTAAGTTGGAGACGCCGATTAGTCATGAATACAACTTGTTGGATTTGTTAAAACGTCCAGGAATTGTCTATCAGGACATTGCGAATCTAAAAAATAGTCCTGAGCAGAGTGTTGATGAACAAGTCTCTGAGCAAGTTCAAATTACCGTCAAATACGCCGGTTATATTGCTCGTCAGGCGGAAGACATTGAGCGTTTACGTCGCCAAGAAAATACGCCATTGCCGGCGGATCTGGATTACAGTCAAATGGAAGGTTTATCGAATGAGATCAAACAAAAATTGAACGAAGCGCGCCCCGAAAGTCTTGCTGCTGCCTCTAGAATTCAAGGTGTGACGCCTGCTGCGGTGTCCTTATTGTTAATTCATTTGAAAAAGCGTGCCATTGCTAAGAAAAGTGCCTAA
- a CDS encoding TetR/AcrR family transcriptional regulator, with translation MVELNTRRPRGRPKSESSVLEDSKLALLRAGMAMLTEKGFTVSGIEPILKSVGVPKGSFYHYFSNKEAFGLEVLKAYQQYFESKLDYFLLNEEIPYQQRLVQFSQDACDGMARHHFKRGCLVGNLEQESVLLSESFNQQIQACYQSWQDKLAQYLLAGKESGVLMFKDDASQLAQIFWLGWEGAVHRARLLKSCQPLESYMTFYLANILTSE, from the coding sequence ATGGTTGAACTGAATACAAGACGGCCTCGTGGTCGACCCAAGAGTGAATCGTCCGTTTTGGAAGATAGCAAATTGGCGTTACTGCGTGCTGGTATGGCCATGTTGACGGAAAAAGGCTTTACGGTCAGTGGCATTGAACCCATTCTTAAGTCTGTTGGGGTGCCAAAAGGTTCTTTTTATCATTACTTTTCTAACAAAGAAGCGTTTGGCTTAGAAGTATTAAAGGCTTATCAGCAATATTTTGAGAGTAAGCTTGATTATTTTCTGCTGAATGAGGAAATACCTTATCAACAGCGGCTTGTGCAATTTTCACAAGATGCTTGTGATGGCATGGCTCGTCATCACTTTAAACGAGGTTGTTTGGTGGGAAATCTTGAACAAGAGTCAGTGCTCTTATCTGAGTCTTTTAACCAGCAAATTCAAGCTTGTTATCAGAGTTGGCAAGACAAGTTAGCTCAGTATTTACTGGCCGGAAAAGAGAGCGGGGTATTAATGTTTAAAGACGATGCCAGTCAATTGGCACAAATTTTTTGGTTGGGCTGGGAAGGAGCCGTTCATAGAGCTCGATTGTTAAAATCGTGTCAGCCATTAGAAAGCTACATGACGTTTTATCTAGCAAACATTTTGACGTCAGAATAA
- a CDS encoding MDR family oxidoreductase: MFKSLIIEQTESGQQQCTLTNLTDDQLPNGDVLVEVLYSTLNYKDALAITGKGRIARSYPMVPGIDLVGRVVNSDSDGFQPGELVLLNGFGVGEAHWGGLSQKARLKSDWLIPLPEKMTPQQAMMVGTAGYTAMLSVLALQKQGVVPESGDILVTGANGGVGSFAIRLLSRLGYRVVASTGRMSQETYLKSLGAAEIIDRASLSESGKPLQKERWAGVVDCVGSHTLANACASTQYGGVVTACGLAQGMDLPASVAPFILRGVSLIGIDSVMRPIADRLEAWKILSELLEDSDYQEICEEISLDEAIETAYKLLDGKVRGRVLVNLTED, encoded by the coding sequence ATGTTTAAAAGCCTTATTATCGAACAGACAGAATCAGGTCAGCAGCAATGTACATTGACAAATTTAACTGATGACCAGCTGCCCAATGGTGATGTATTGGTAGAGGTGCTCTACAGCACATTGAATTATAAAGATGCTTTGGCCATTACCGGAAAAGGTCGTATTGCACGCAGTTACCCAATGGTCCCTGGCATTGATCTAGTTGGGCGTGTCGTCAATTCTGATAGTGATGGTTTTCAACCAGGTGAGTTGGTGTTGCTTAATGGCTTTGGTGTGGGTGAAGCGCATTGGGGCGGATTATCTCAAAAAGCCCGACTTAAGAGTGATTGGTTGATTCCACTACCTGAAAAGATGACGCCACAGCAGGCTATGATGGTAGGAACGGCGGGATATACCGCCATGTTGTCAGTCCTCGCGCTACAAAAACAAGGTGTCGTACCAGAGTCAGGTGACATTTTAGTAACGGGTGCAAACGGTGGCGTGGGAAGTTTTGCCATTCGTTTATTAAGCCGTCTTGGTTACCGAGTGGTGGCTTCCACGGGGCGAATGAGTCAAGAAACTTATCTGAAATCGTTAGGGGCTGCTGAGATTATTGATCGAGCGAGCTTATCGGAAAGTGGCAAACCCTTACAAAAAGAGCGCTGGGCTGGTGTGGTGGATTGTGTTGGTAGTCATACCTTAGCCAATGCCTGTGCTTCTACCCAATATGGTGGAGTTGTGACCGCGTGTGGTTTAGCTCAAGGGATGGATTTACCGGCGTCAGTGGCCCCCTTTATTCTTCGTGGTGTGAGTTTAATTGGCATAGACAGTGTTATGCGTCCTATTGCTGATCGCTTAGAAGCTTGGAAAATCTTGAGTGAATTACTGGAAGACAGTGATTACCAAGAGATTTGTGAAGAAATTTCGTTAGACGAAGCCATTGAAACGGCCTATAAATTGCTTGATGGAAAAGTACGTGGTCGTGTGTTGGTGAATCTGACCGAAGACTAA